One Temnothorax longispinosus isolate EJ_2023e chromosome 8, Tlon_JGU_v1, whole genome shotgun sequence genomic region harbors:
- the LOC139817829 gene encoding glyoxylate reductase/hydroxypyruvate reductase-like: MSSPAQQWKVLVDHKDVPQPGIKLLEDNNCEITILENYNADVYRQKILAALREQSFDAVFLAPCSSSHVKVDKEFLDAAGKNLKVISTMTSGYDHLDLTLIKERGIKAGHAPKVLSAAVAEMAVLCCCYPRRGAPLRVVRSWKSNYDWFSQNHVHHPKNHKDARSGLTRRVLYFFGQQNFDTFFFNVSLKRLKAFEVGKFIYTGPSRKREDEELGAEYVSWDKLLEQSDFLVISAPLTSKTRKLFDDDAFEKMKKKKPVFVNVARGEIVDTAALQRVLCKMKIFAAGLDVTDPEPLPRKHELLKLRNVEILPHLGSSTIKTRDDMAKVAALNIINVLAGKDLEYAIPLP, from the exons ATGAGTTCACCGGCTCAACAATGGAAGGTTTTGGTGGACCACAAGGACGTGCCCCAGCCCGGCATCAAGTTGCTTGAGGATAACAA CTGCGAGATCACTATTCTAGAGAATTATAATGCAGATGTATatcgacaaaaaatattggcaGCTCTTCGTGAGCAGAGTTTCGATGCTGTATTCCTCGCTCCATGTTCCTCCAGCCATGTTAAAGTTGACAAGGAGTTTCTTGATGCCGCCG GGAAAAATTTAAAGGTCATATCGACAATGACGTCCGGATATGATCACTTAGatcttacattaattaaagaaagaggAATTAAAGCCGGGCACGCACCGAAGGTGCTGTCCGCTGCAGTCGCGGAAATGGCAGTGCTCTGTTGTTGTTATCCGCGGCGAGGCGCGCCCTTGAGGGTCGTAAGAAGCTGGAAAAGTAACT acgaCTGGTTTTCGCAAAATCATGTACACCATCCGAAAAATCATAAGGATGCGCGAAGCGGCTTAACTCGACgagttttatatttctttgggcaacaaaattttgacacgtTCTTCTTCAATGT ATCCCTTAAACGATTGAAGGCATTCGAAGTAGGGAAATTTATCTACACCGGACCTTCGCGCAAGAGAGAAG ATGAGGAACTTGGAGCGGAGTATGTATCTTGGGATAAGCTTCTGGAGCAGAGCGATTTTCTCGTGATTTCGGCACCTCTGACTAGTAAAACCCGAAAACTTTTCGACGACGACGCTTTtgagaaaatgaaaaagaagaaacccGTCTTCGTGAACGTGGCTCGCGGTGAGATCGTCGATACCGCTGCACTTCAGAGAGTTCTTTGTAAAATGAAGATATTCGCTGCCGGACTAGACGTCACCGATCCGGAACCGCTACCACGTAAACACGAACTTCTAAAACTACGTAATGTTG AAATTCTGCCACACTTAGGCAGCTCGACGATCAAAACCCGTGATGACATGGCCAAAGTCGCAGCGCTAAATATTATCAACGTTCTTGCGGGCAAAGACTTGGAATACGCTATACCTTTACCCTAA